AGCCTGCTCCGCTCCGGCGGCCGGGGCGAGCAGGGACGCGACCACCCGCTCGATCCCATGCGTGGCGGCGGAGTTGGGGTACTGCTGCGAGAGGGGCTTGCGCTTCTGCACCGCCTGCATGACCGAGAGGTCGTACTCCACGCATCCGAGCGTCGACAGCTCCAGGCCGAAATATTTGTCCAACCCGCTGCAGAGAATGGGGGCGAGCTCCTCGTCCGCCTCGCCGCGGGCCTGGCTCAGGACCAGCCGCAAGCGGTAGGGCCGCAGGCAGCCGATGACGGCGTCGGCCAACTGCTGCTCGCTTTCGCCCCGCAGGCGCTCGAGCGCAGCGCGCAGGCTCATCCTCGCCCCGGGCTCCTCGTCGTCCAGGCTGCGGGCGATCTCCAGCTTCTCGCGATCGTCTTTCGTGAGGGCGCGTTCCAGCTCGGAGTCGACCAGCGATTCCAGGAAGAGATAGAGCGACGCCAGACAGGCCGGCTCGGGAGTCGCCACGAGAATGCCGCCGCGGGCCCGCCGCAAGGCGTCGAGGACCTCCTCGCTCCTTCCCGACCCGCCGTCGATCAGGACCAGGTCGGCGGGCAGGCCCGGGAGCTGGGTGAACAGACGCTCCACCACACGGCGGCGCGCCTCCGCGGAAAGGGCGCGCTGGCAGCCCGCCGCCAGCTTGAGGCCCGACACCGAGGTGTCCAGCAGCAGCGCGCCCAGGGGCGCTCCTTCCGTGGCCTCGGAGAGGCTCTCGAGCGATTTTGCGGGGCGGCCGATGCCGAGGTAGGCGTGCAGGTTCGCACCCTGGAAGTCGAGGTCGGCCACGACCACGCGCTTGCCGAGGCGCGCCAGCTGGATCCCCATGTTGGCCACCAGGAGGCTGCGTCCGACGCCGCCCTTGCCTCCGGCCACGACCCACAGTGGGGGCGCGGCGCCATGGCCGTTCGGCGGGGA
Above is a genomic segment from Candidatus Polarisedimenticolia bacterium containing:
- a CDS encoding helix-turn-helix domain-containing protein, translating into MNRPPEPPPADQSSPPNGHGAAPPLWVVAGGKGGVGRSLLVANMGIQLARLGKRVVVADLDFQGANLHAYLGIGRPAKSLESLSEATEGAPLGALLLDTSVSGLKLAAGCQRALSAEARRRVVERLFTQLPGLPADLVLIDGGSGRSEEVLDALRRARGGILVATPEPACLASLYLFLESLVDSELERALTKDDREKLEIARSLDDEEPGARMSLRAALERLRGESEQQLADAVIGCLRPYRLRLVLSQARGEADEELAPILCSGLDKYFGLELSTLGCVEYDLSVMQAVQKRKPLSQQYPNSAATHGIERVVASLLAPAAGAEQAPPLARDLASLDYYRLLEIPQGASSKEIQAGYQLLKRAYDPDNWLQHPLLSAAQIGRIASRLESAYRTLVFLESRMEYDKKLVAQGLLPAEMAGGRDSEPAASPRIVHAVSEDTVTAVPVSARDEVSKTPAPGKTSETAARVPGSGLPVTGATLREHREARNLALEAIVEKTKIRPAILEALEADRFGDLPEPVFLKGFLRQLALCLGLDPAVVVREYMRRIDPPDNGASAG